The stretch of DNA CTACCTGCTCCAAAGTGAGCCGTTCATGATAATTGGACTTGATATAACGGGCAATTTCTGAGATCTTCTGGTGCATGGGATGTTCATATTCAGGAGCAACCTTGGATTGAAGTGTGGCCTCAATCCGGTGGAGACGTATGAGCAGCTCATTCATTAGTGAGCATACCAATGAGATATAATGAGCTTCCTTTGTCTTACATTCGACTTGCATCAGGTGAAGCAGCCGTTCAATTTCAGGCTGATCTCTCAGAGGAATCCGCATGAGTCTTGATTCACCGTGCTTTAATAGCTCAGCTGCATTGGCATTGCTTTGTTCAATGAAACTCTCAGAAAAGCTGATCAGGACTCGCTCAAATAGCAGCTTATCTGAGCTTGCGGTGGAGTGCAGTTCGTGCGGGGGGATGATCATCATATCACCTTTCTTAACAGTAAAGATCTTATCATTTACGAAGTACATCCTCTCGCCGCCAAGCAAATAGTACATTTCAAAGTAAGGATGCTTATGAGGGCGGGGCATGCTGCTGGAACCGTTGCGGGCCATATATTGAATAGAGAAATCGTGATCTCCAATATGGTACTTTGGATTTAATCTGTCATTCACCTTCACACGCAGCTCCTTTCAGCAAGGGTTTATCTTAGCAGTTATGAAATCCTCAACAGCAGAACGCATTAAACATCGTACAAAATATATATCATGGCGGATTCGGTCATACAAGGATAGGGAGATACATTTCGTTGCTTGCATGGCTTAAGACGTAGTTCACATAATTTCTGCAACTGATAACGAATTCTTCACCGTTTTTTAAGAAGAGGAGGGGGATGGAGTGGTATTAATGTCAGAAACGTTAATGTGGTACGACAAACCGGCTCAACATTGGAATGAAGCTTTACCTATCGGGAATGGAAGACTCGGAGGTATGGTGTTTGGATCGGTTGAACAGGAGCGGATTCAATTTAATGAAGACTCAGTGTGGTATGGAGGACCTAGAGATCGGAATAATCCCGATGCGTTACAGAATCTTACACTCATTCGCCAACTTCTGTTTGAAGGAAAGCTGAAGGAAGCACATCGTTTGTCGGAGACGGCGTTTTCCGGAACGCCGCGAAGCCAAAGACACTATGTAACGGCGGGCGATTTGTATATTAATTTCGAGCATCCAGAGGGGGAATTATCTAATTACCGCAGAGAGCTGGACTTGGATAGGGCGATCATAGCAACAAAGTATCAGTATGGAGACATTACTTATCGCCGTGAGGTATTTTCAAGCTATCCAGATCAAGTGATGGTCATTCTGCTTGAAGCAGACCGATGCGGTGCCATTACCTTTGCAGCACGCTTTGAGCGCAGCGAAGGTAAGCACATGGATATATCACACAGATATGGCTCGGATACAGTTGTGATGACAAATGATTGCGGAGGAAGGGATGGGCTTGTCTACAGTGTGGCTGTCAAAGCAATCGCTGTAGGCGGAACAGTAAAGGTTGTCGGTGAGCATTTGCTGGTGGATCAGGCTGATAAAGTTTTTTTATTTCTTGCTGCTGCTAGTACGTTCCGGGTTGCTGAGCCAAGTAGACACTGTTACGAATTGCTCGAGAACGCATCGCTTCAGGATTACAGCCAGCTGCTGAACAAGCATGTTCAGGATTACAGGGAGCTGTTCCAGAGGGTTAAGCTTGAGCTGCGTGCGGCCACAAGTCAGGAACCGAGTTCTATACCTGTTGATAGGCGTTTGGAACGAATTCAGGCCGGTGAGGATGATGCCGAACTGTACACTTTATATTTTAACTTTGGTAGGTATTTGCTTATCTCCTGCAGCCGTCCCGGGTCATTGCCAGCTAATCTGCAAGGCATTTGGAATGATTCGATGTCCCCGCCATGGGACAGCAAATTTACGATTAATATCAACACCCAGATGAATTATTGGCCTGCGGAGAGCTGCAATCTTCCCGAGTGTCATGAACCCTTGTTCGAACTTATCGAGCGGATGAGACAATCTGGACGAATTACGGCGCAGAAAATGTATGGTTGTCGCGGGTTTGTTGCTCACCACAATACAGACATTTGGGCGGATACTGCGCCCCAAGATATCTATCCTCCTGCTACCCAATGGGTGATGGGGGCGGCTTGGCTTGCGCTGCATCTGTGGGAGCATTACAGATTTAACCCACATCCGGCTTTTTTGAAGAAGGCATATGAAACGATGAAGGAATCGGCTTTGTTCTTTAAGGACTTTCTGGTACAAAGTCCAGAAGGCTATCTGGTGACAAGTCCGTCCGTGTCTCCCGAAAACAGATATGTCTTGCCAAATGGTGAAGCTGGGACATTGTGTTATGGGCCCTACATGGATACCGAAATTTTGCTAGAACTGTTAGAAGCCTGCATTCAGGCCAGTACGGAGCTGAACATTGATGAACCTGCCCGTGAGGATTGGAAGGCAATGAAAGCAAGTTTGCCCGAACTGAGAATCGGGAAGTATGGGCAGCTGCAGGAGTGGCTGGTAGATTATGAAGAAGCAGACCCCGGACATAGGCATATCTCCCACTTGTTTGCGCTACATCCGGGTAATGCGATTAGCCCTGATACGACTCCAACCTTAGCGGAAGCTGCCAAGGTCACCTTGCAGCGGCGCCTCGATCATGGCGGGGGACATACAGGGTGGAGCCGGGCCTGGATCATAAATTTCTGGGCACGTCTGCTGGATGGCGAACAGGCTTATTTTCACACAAGGGAGCTGTTGAAGAAGTCTACGCTTCCGAATCTGCTTGATAATCATCCTCCGTTCCAAATCGATGGCAATTTCGGAGCTGCCGCAGGTATGGCCGAAATGCTGATACAAAGCCATCTTGGGTTTATTCGTCTTCTGCCAGCACTTCCGGAAGCATGGCCTAAAGGACGTGTACAAGGGCTTCGTGCAAGAGGAGGCTTTGTCGTTGACATCGAGTGGAACGATCTGCGACTTGTGGAAAGCGTTATCATCTCACAGGGCGGAAAAAATCTTCGGTTGTACACGGATCATCCTGTAACCATCATGGCATCTGATGGAAGGGAAGTGATTGCAGCTCAGCATGGTCATATATTAAATATTCCAACTTATAAAGGTGGAAAGTACAGGATTATTCCATTGTAGAAGCAAAGCCTGTGATTTGGACACAAGGAGGTTCATTTGAAGGAAGGGAGGTGATGCAGTACAAACCGCTGCTCTGAATTATTAATGAAGGAGGAGACTTGCACTTGAAAACAACAAAATGGTTGAAACAGATGATGGTCATCGTGATGTTGTTCACTTGCTTTACGGACGGGGTATACGCAGAAGAGGGATCACAATCCGTGAAATCGACGAATTCTTCAAGGACCCCTGCCTTTCCAGGTGCTGAAGGAGGCGGTAAATATACTACAGGGGGACGAGGAGGTGAAGTGGTTGAAGTAACTACACTTGCCGATTCGGGCCCAGGATCGCTTCGAGAGGCTGTCAGTACAGGCAACCGAACCATTGTTTTTAAGGTTGGCGGAGTCATACAGCTGGAGTCGCCTCTGAAGATTATTGGGGACAATGTGACCATTGCCGGCCAGACAGCTCCGGGAGACGGAATCACGGTCATTGGTCATCCGACGACCTTTGAGGGCAACAATCTGATTGTCCGATATATGCGGTTTCGGCTGGGTGATGCCAATGTCGCTGGAGCTACCCTGCCGAAGCGGGATGCTATTGATGCCAGAATTATTAGCAATGTTATTCACCGGACAGGAACTCATATCAACTCCCAGAACGAGGTGGGAGGATATCCGCTGTTTGAGAGGGCCGTAACGACTTTGGCCGATGACGATCATGATGGGATGCCTAATGAATGGGAAACAGCGCATGGATTAGATCCGCACAATTACGGTGATCGCAATCTGGTTAATGAAGAGGGGTATACCAACTTAGAACTCTACTTGAACTCAATAACGGGAAATGGTTCGGCCAACCCTTCTGTGGCTATTACCAAACCGGCTAACAACACGATTATCAAGGCAGGATCGAACGTGACTTTCGAAACTTCCGTTGCCGACAAAGACGGCACGGTCAAGAAGGTAGAGTTCTTTCATGATGGGAAGAAAGTCGGCGAGGATGACCGCAAGCCATTTCGCTATAAGTGGAAAGATGTGACGGACGGAACCCATTATTGGACAGCGAAGGCTATTGATGATACAGGCACGGCTTCATTTTCAACAAGTGTTGTCGTTCATGTGAATACGAAGGGGAACATCAAGCCTTGGCAGTCTTCAGATATCGGGAATCCTGGCATCCCGGGACATACTCAGCCTGGTGAAAACTCTGGAGACATCACGATTAAATCCGCAGGCGATATCGGCGGCACGAAGGATGCCTTCCATTTTGCACACCAGAAGATTACAGGGGACGCTGAAATTATCGCCAAGGTTGAAAGCGTGACCGCAACAAATGAGGAAGCAGAAGCTGGTGTCATGTTCCGGGAAAGCCTGAAGGAAGACGCTCCCTTTGCCTCCCTTGTCGTCCCGTATATCAGAACAGGCAAAAAAGGCGTTACACTCAGTCGTGCGGCAAAAGGTGGAGAGGTCTCATCTATAGTCCCTGAGCAGGAATTCCAGCTGCCCTATTGGATTAAGCTTGTTCGTCAGGGGAATCAGTTCACATCGCTGATCTCTCAAGATGGGAAGGACTGGACTTCTGTAGGCAAAGTCAACATTGACTTACCGAAGAAGGTATATGTCGGCTTGGTCGCGGATGCTGCCAAAGTCAACAACGAGACGGATAAATATAATACCTCTAAGTTTTCTGGTGTAGCAATAAGGCCTGTTACCGCAGAACGCCCACAAACCATTTACTATGTGAACGATAATTTTGAGAATTTGGAAATTGGCTCAGTTCCTGCCGGATATGTGGTTAACCCGAATCCTCAGGATGCGGATCATACGGTCACGATCCAGAAGGTTCCGGCGGATTTTTCCGGGAATGATTCTGATAAGGTCCTGAAAATCTATGATCAGGCCGCAGGCAGCACCTGGTTCGCCCTTAACTTTCCGAAGCAAATGGGGACGGTTATCGTGGAGGCGGACTTTATGTCTCCTGCAGTTCCAGGGACCTCAACCTTGTTACAGGTAAAGGATCCCGATGGTGCGAAGACACCGATCTCCATAGAGGTGCGTAAACCGCAATTACCCGTGTCAGAAGATGCTTATGCCTTAGTCTACAAGAACAAGCAGGGTCAAGATGTGAAGCTGGCCGACCTTCCGAAAGATAATCGCTGGTACAATCTGAAGCTAATTGCTAACGCGGCAGCGAACACGATGGATATTTACCTAGATAATGTGCTTGCTGCAGAGCAGGTTGAGCTGAGAGAAGATATGCAGCTGCTGGGACATGGGAGTGCTTTGTTTGGCAAGACTCCAGGAACCGGCAAGGGCACCTATTATTTGGACAATATTAAGGTTTATGTAGAGCCTGTAACCATACCGAAAGGATTGCGGGCGATTCCGGGGAATGGGAAGGTACAACTGGATTGGAGCACCGCAAGTGGTGCTTTAACGTATTTGATTAAAAGAAGCACGACTAGCGGAGGGCCTTATGAAACAGTGGCCTCGGGTTTAAGTGCATCCACCACGACATACTTGGATACTACCGTTATAAATGAGACTACATATTATTATGTAGTTACCGCTGTGAGTGAATTAGGGGAAAGTGATCCTTCCAACTCAGTTCACGCCACCCCTTCAGTCCATGCTGTAAAGCCACAAGCCCCAACTGGGCTTATAGGACTTGCCCGCAGCACGCAAGCTGAGCTGGTCTGGCAGCCGGTCGAGCAAGCGATTAGCTATACGGTGAAGCGCAGCGAAAGCCGGGAGGGGCCTTATGTTGAAACTGCTCGTGTGGAGGAGCCTTTTTACAGGGACAGCGGTCTTATTAATGGAAAAGAGTACTATTACACCGTAACGGCAGCGAGTGTTGCAGGTGAAAGCGAGACTTCTGATGTGACAGCGGTTCGCCCCATAGCCCCGCTGCAGACGCCCAAAGCGCTAATAGCTAGTTCCGGCGATGCCTCGGTCATGCTTTCATGGAATATTGTTGAAGGGGCCACAAGCTATCAGATCAAGCGAAGCACAGTGAACGGAGGCCCTTACACTGTAATTGCTGATCAAGTGACTGGAACCAGCTATGAGGATCGGGGTCTGGAGAACGGTACCGTATATCACTATGTTCTCTCCGCTCAGAATGAAGCGGCTTCCAGCATGAATTCCGATCTTGTCCGTGCTACGCCTTACGCTGCGAATACTCTACCAGCTACAGCGCATCTTCAATTATCCGCCGCTGAAGACCGGGTGACGCTCTCCTGGCCGGCCGTTGATGGTGCGAGTTCATACCAATTAACGCGGTCGGATTCCCGAGATAGGGTAGGCACCGTGATCGCTTCCGGTTTGGAGCAGCCAGAATATACAGATACTGACGTCAAAACGGGCAAAACCTACTATTACTCGGTTCAGACGGTTAATGAGAATGGTCCTGGCGTCGCCTCGTACCCACATGCGGCCACTCCTGCTAAAGTGATCGTGGTAGCCAAAAATGGGAGCGGGATGTTTACAAGCGTTCAGGCAGCGGTAGATTCCATTCCGGAAGGGAATACGGACAGAACGGTCATCTATATCCATGATGGAATCTATGAGGAGCAGCTAACGATTCCGAAGACGAAGCGTGCCCTCAGTTTGATTGGCGAAAGCGAGGAAGGAACTATAATTACCTACACCGGAATTACAGGCACAGGGTTTAATGAAAGAGCTACTGCTGTTGAATCCGATGATTTCATTGCCGAGAACATCACGTTTGCGAACGGTGCCGGGCCCCAGGGACCAGCGCCCGCATTAGAGCTTAAGGGGGATCGGGCGTATTTCAATCATGTACGCATGCTTGGTTATCAGGATACATTCTATGTAAATAATACAGGGAAGCGGGCCTACTTGGAGAACAGCTATATTGAAGGGGCAGTGGATTTTATCTATGGGCCAGGGATTGCTGTATTTAACCGAAGCGTTATCCATAATGTCCGGTCCGGTGGATATATTACTGCAGCTAGCACCCCGCAAGATCAGACCTATGGATTCTTATTCATAAACAGCAAGATCACCGGGACAAGCGGAATTGAAGACGTTTATCTTGGACGTCCTTGGAGACCGTTCGCCCAAGTTCTCTTCATGAACACGGAAATGGAAGGGATTCTTCACAGCAAAGGCTGGCATAACTGGGGGAAGCCGGACAATGAGAAGACCGCCAGATATGCTGAGTTCAGCAATTTTGGAGCCGGAGCGGCTGCGGAATCCCGGGCGGCCTGGTCTAAGCAGCTGACGCCAGAGGAAGCCAACCATTTTACGATCCCTATGATGATGAAGGGAAGCGATGACTGGGATCCGACACGGATGCCGGTTCTACCCAAGGTAGGGCAGTGAGATTCGAGTGGACCAAAGCACCGGTTGCTTACGCCGGATGATTTTGGTCCTTTTTTGGCATGATCAGCTAAGCCATCCTTATCATTTTTTGATAATTAGTGTCTATAATCGAACCGAGCCAGAAATGGAATTAGCAGATAGGAGGCAATAATTATGAGAAAATTATCAAGAGCTTGGATGATCTTAATCGTGAGCGTATTCGTCCTGGTAACAGGATGTGATTACTTGGATGACTTCAAACAGAAGGTCATTGAAGAGACGCAAAAAACAGCCCATTATACAATAGATCTCGATGAGGATACTGCCTATACGCTTGAACAGCTTATCGATGAAGGAAGAGTGGACAGAGTCGTGTTTGATGGAAAGCTGTATGAGTTTGAAGGCAGTGCTGAGCCGGAGTCGAAGGGGGAGAATTTGGGTTTTATCGGAAAGACCTATTATGTGGATCAGGAGGGAAAGAGGTGGACGGAGGAGGAACTAAAGAAGCCATATATTAATAAGGATCCAAAAGATATCCGAGAGAAACGTCCCCTCATCTATGGCTTGGTCTATCGTTACAAAGGGGAGCCCAAAGGCAGTACCAGCCGGATCGTCATTGAATTTAACCGTAAGCTTGTCAAGGCGAAGTTAATTCGTGGTGAATAAAATACTGCTGGTTTCTGAGAACCCAAAAAATGAAATGCCCCAAATCATCCGGCACTTTTGCCGGGCGATTTGGGGCATTTATAGTGTGCGCCCGGCATGGGCGATAACTCGGCGGTGAAAGTCCGCTACAGGCTTGGCAGTAGGAACTGTTAGCTGAAGGCAAGGGTGTCCGCCGCGAGGCGGAATCTGAAGGAAGCCGGAGGCAAACCCTCGGTCTGACGAACAGAAATCACATAGAAGGCATCATGGGACGGACGAGCTTGCACTACAAAGCAAAGTCCAATACTGCCCGAATCCCATGGTGTAAATGTGGCAGATAGATGAGGGGAAGGTTATCGCTCTTACCCGGGGAGGTCTCACAGACGACAAGTAGGAAAAAAAACCGAAAGACGGAGTAAAGCTTGCTGTGAGAAGTCAGCAGAGGCCATAGTACCCGGAAGGTTTTTTTTTTCGGGGAAGGGCCGAACAATCGTAAGTCTCGAGTACATACCGAAAGGAGAGCTGACGCGATGAAAGCAGAATACCGAAAGGGCTACCTGCAAAGGGATAGCGTGGAACGCGAAGAGCATGCGGGAGTGCGGAGCGCCGGCACTCGGGAACGTAAAGAAAGAGGCGGTGCAACAGACCTGCTGGAGCAGATTCTGGACAGAGACAATTTGAACAGAGCCTACAAACAGGTCAAACGCAACCATGGAGCGCCAGGAATCGACGGAATGACCGTAGAAGACGCGCTACCCTGGCTGCAGGAACATAGAGACGAGCTGTTGCAAAAGATCCGGGAAGGCAGATACAAGCCCAGCCCAGTACGGCGCAAGGAAATTCCCAAAGCAGATGGAAGCGGAGTACGGAAGCTTGGCATACCCACGGTCGTAGACCGAGTGATTCAGCAGGCAGTCGCCCAGCAGCTCCAGCCCCTGTTCGAGCCGCTCTTCTCGGAGGGAAGCTATGGCTACCGCCCCGGTCGGAGCGCACAACAGGCCATTCGCAAGGTGAAAGACTATGCAGAACAGGGATACGGCTACGCAGTAGAAATCGACCTCTCCAAATACTTCGACACGCTGAATCATGAGCTGCTTATGCATCTTTTGCGCAAACAAATTCAGGACAGACGCGTAACCGAACTGATTAAGAGATACCTGAAAAGTGGGGTTATGGAGAACGGGGTGCACTGCAAAACAGAAGAAGGCTCCCCTCAGGGAGGCCCCCTGTCGCCGCTTCTGGCGAACATCTACCTGAACGAATTTGACCAAGAGATGAAAGGCCGCGGAGTGAACGTCATCCGCTATGCGGACGATATTGTGGTGCTTGCCAAAAGCAAACGGGCAGCGGTGCGGCTACTGGAATCCTGCGGAAAGTACCTGGAGACCAAACTGAGACTCCAGATCAATACGCAGAAAAGTAAGGTCGGTAGCGTAGTGGCTCGAAAGCACTTCAAATTTCTCGGCTTTGCCCTGGGAAAGAACAAGAACGGCATGTATATCCGTGCCCATGGACAATCCCTCGCAAAAGCGAAGAAGAAGTTGAAAGAACTCACAAGTCGCAGCCAGGGCAGAAATGTTCGCCAAGTCATGGAAAAGGTAAAAGTCTACATTCGGGGATGGATTGGTTACTACTATGTGGCCGACATGAAACGGATTCTGCAAAGCTGGAGCGAATGGTTGCGAAGACGACTGCGGATGTACATCTGGAAACAGTGGAAAAAGCCGCGAACAAAAGTACAAAACCTGCGGAAGCTGGGGGTACCGGAATGGCAGGCTTACCAGTGGGGCAATTCCCGTCTCGGGTACTGGCGCATCGCCGGAAGTCCAGTGTTGTCTCGTTCCATAACAAACAAAAAGCTCGTACAGGCAGGATATTATGACTTTCCTGCGCAATACGAGCGTCTACGTAAATTGCACTTATGCGGTTGAACCGCCGTATACCGAACGGTACGTACGGTGGTGTGAGAGGTCGGCTACTCATCTAATGAATAGCCTCCTACTCGATTATGATATGTCTGGTGAAACTCACAAGAAAGTGATGGAGCGTAAGTTATCTGTACCAAGAGCTAGGCTCAACCCTTGGTTTCCAGTTGGAGAGAAGGCCCAAAGAACTCATAATGCAGCTGTTCATCACGGAAGCCGAGCGCTTTAAGATCACGAATGACAGATTCCATGAACGACACGGGCCCACATACATATACATCACCGGATGGGTCTACATATTCCTGAAGCAGTTCTTTGTTGATTCGCTCAGATTTCTGCTTCGAATATACAAATTTCAACTTGGCATTGCTTAGTTGTTTTGCCTTAGCTTCAATCTCATGACGGAAAGCACCAAGCTTCTCGTTACGAGCTGCATGTACAAAGGCAACCTGGCGCTCAGGGGTGAGCGAAGCAACGGTTTCGAACATGCTCATCATCGGAGTAATTCCGACACCCGCAGATATAAATGCAACAGGTGTGGTCTTCTTCGTATCCAGAACGAATTCGCCAGCAGGCGCACTTATTTCCAGTGTATCCCCTTCCTTGACTTCATCATGAAGAAATAGGGAGACCCGGCCATTCGGATCATTGTCAGCTTCCCGTTTAACAGAAATACGGAATTCGTCAGGATGGGCGGCCTGTGACAGGCTGTACTGGCGAATCATGGTATACTCTCCCCCTGGAATAGATACACGTACCGAAATATATTGTCCAGGCTGGTACGAAGGAACTTGCTCGCCATCAGCGGGTTTTAAATAGAAGGAGATGATACTACCGCTCTCCTGCACTTTCCGAGCGACAATAAATGGCTTGAAGAAATTCCAGCTATGCTCCTGTTCTCTTGCTTCTTTGTACATTCCTGCTTCAACGCCGATAAAAGCATCAGCGATTACACTATACGCTTCTTTCCAGGCATTCATAATCTCATCCGTCGCTGCGTCGCCGAGCACCTCTTTGATCGCCTTCAATAGAAATTCCCCAACGATCGGGTAATGCTCCGGTTTGATGCCAAGACTGACATGCTTATGAGAAATCTGCACGACAGCAGGAAGAATAGCTTCCAGATTATCGATGTGTACAGCGGCAGCATAGACGGTATTGGCAAGCGCGGTTTGCTGCCGGCCCTTTGCTTGATTGGCATGATTGAATATATTCAGCAGTTCCGGATGCGCTTCGAACATTCTACGGTAAAAGACCGATGTAATGGCGGTACCGTGTTCTGCCAGTATTGGAGCAGTAGATTTTACGATTTCACGAGTTCGTTGAGACAGCATGTTGATTCCTCCCTAGATAGTGTTTGTCGCTTAACGGAAACCATATTTAAGTTTCATAACGGTTCTAAGGTTAGAACAACTGGATGGTATCAAGCGTGATTATTATCACTATTTTTGTGAATTTTGTGACAAATGTCACTGTCCGAACCGATACAAGAATTAATAACATTTACTTGTTTTACTCCTGATTTCCTATCCTGGAGGCAACTGAACGCAACTGAACGCAACATGAAATGTAATCGTTGAATGGTAGTGAAATCGAAAAAAGAAATTATAATACTTTTAAGGATGTGAAAAAAATGATTAGTATGAATTTAAAAAAAATGCGCAAAGTGCATCGCCTCACTCAAGAACAAGTTGCCGAACGGATTGGGGTTTCAAGACAGGCTGTGGCGAAATGGGAGAGTGGCGAGACTGTGCCGGACATTCAAAATTGCATAGCTCTAGCGGAAATGTATGGGGTGGCACTTGATGACCTTGTTCATTATTCCGATGACAAAGAAGGGATCCGGCCAAAGGGGAAACACATTTTTGGCATGGTAAAAGTAGGAGAAAGGGGACAAATCGTGATCCCTAAGAAAGCCAGAGAGGTCTTCGACATTCGCCCTGGAAGCAGCCTACTCGTGCTAGGTGATGAGGCGCAAGGGGGGATCGCGATTATGAAGAGCGAAGACTTGCTGCAATTTGCTAACGAGATTTTTCAAGCACAGACCCATGAGGAGGATCATGAGTGATTGCCATTCAAACAAAGAACTTGACGAAGAAGTTTCGGAACAAAACCGCAGTAAATGGTCTCAATTTAACGATAAACCACGGAGAATTATATACTTTGCTTGGGGTAAACGGGGCAGGCAAGACAACCACAATCAAGATGCTGACCTGTCTAAGCAAACCTACGAGCGGAGATGCAATGCTGTTAGGTGACAGTATTGCTTCGAGTACATATAACGTCAAGGAAAAGATCAATGTATCTCCACAGGAAACGGCTGTCGCCCGCAATCTGTCGGTTAAGGAAAACCTTGAATTTATTGCCCGGATTTATGGTTTTGATAAAAAAGATATTGCGGCAAAGGTACAAGAAATGCTGAGCACTTTCAAGCTTGAAGATTACTCCAGAGATAAAGCAAAGACTTTATCTGGAGGACTGCAAAGACGGCTTAGTATTGCCATGGCTTTGATTTCTGATCCGAAGATTCTGTTCCTTGATGAGCCAACACTTGGACTAGATGTGCTTGCTAGACGGGAGCTGTGGACAGCGATCGAGAAGCTTAAGGGGGAAGTAACAATCATTCTCACAACGCACTACATGGAGGAGGCGCAGGCTCTTTCGGATCGGGTAGGCATTATGGCCAAAGGGGAATTGAAAGCCGTTGGAACGGTGGCGGAGCTAATGGCGATGACGAACACCAAGACCCTTGAAGATGCATTTGTATCCCTTGCAGCCATGGAGGAGGATAAGTCATGAAGTCTTTAGCATTTGCCACAAGAAACCGCAAGGAAATGGTTCGGGATCCGCTGAATTTAGCATTCGGCATCGGTTTTCCCTTAGTTATACTGCTGCTGTTATCTGCTCTGCAAGCGAACAGTGAAGTCGAACTATATGTTATTGATCAGCTAGTTCCAGGTGTAGCCGTATTTGGTCTGTCCTTTATTTCTTTATTCTCAGGTATGCTAATCGCTAAGGATCGCGGCAGCTCTTTTCTAATGAGGTTATTTACTGCCCCTCTTGGAGCTTCGGAATATATTCTAGGCTATACGCTCCCGCTAATCCCAATGGCGATACTGCAAATT from Paenibacillus sp. CAA11 encodes:
- a CDS encoding helix-turn-helix domain-containing protein; translated protein: MNDRLNPKYHIGDHDFSIQYMARNGSSSMPRPHKHPYFEMYYLLGGERMYFVNDKIFTVKKGDMMIIPPHELHSTASSDKLLFERVLISFSESFIEQSNANAAELLKHGESRLMRIPLRDQPEIERLLHLMQVECKTKEAHYISLVCSLMNELLIRLHRIEATLQSKVAPEYEHPMHQKISEIARYIKSNYHERLTLEQVAKQFYISPSYLSRIFFKLTGFHFREYLQTVRVWEAQEKLISSRESVQVISEQMGFEHTAHFNKIFKKVTGTTPLQYRKRHG
- a CDS encoding glycoside hydrolase family 95 protein → MSETLMWYDKPAQHWNEALPIGNGRLGGMVFGSVEQERIQFNEDSVWYGGPRDRNNPDALQNLTLIRQLLFEGKLKEAHRLSETAFSGTPRSQRHYVTAGDLYINFEHPEGELSNYRRELDLDRAIIATKYQYGDITYRREVFSSYPDQVMVILLEADRCGAITFAARFERSEGKHMDISHRYGSDTVVMTNDCGGRDGLVYSVAVKAIAVGGTVKVVGEHLLVDQADKVFLFLAAASTFRVAEPSRHCYELLENASLQDYSQLLNKHVQDYRELFQRVKLELRAATSQEPSSIPVDRRLERIQAGEDDAELYTLYFNFGRYLLISCSRPGSLPANLQGIWNDSMSPPWDSKFTININTQMNYWPAESCNLPECHEPLFELIERMRQSGRITAQKMYGCRGFVAHHNTDIWADTAPQDIYPPATQWVMGAAWLALHLWEHYRFNPHPAFLKKAYETMKESALFFKDFLVQSPEGYLVTSPSVSPENRYVLPNGEAGTLCYGPYMDTEILLELLEACIQASTELNIDEPAREDWKAMKASLPELRIGKYGQLQEWLVDYEEADPGHRHISHLFALHPGNAISPDTTPTLAEAAKVTLQRRLDHGGGHTGWSRAWIINFWARLLDGEQAYFHTRELLKKSTLPNLLDNHPPFQIDGNFGAAAGMAEMLIQSHLGFIRLLPALPEAWPKGRVQGLRARGGFVVDIEWNDLRLVESVIISQGGKNLRLYTDHPVTIMASDGREVIAAQHGHILNIPTYKGGKYRIIPL
- a CDS encoding pectinesterase family protein, whose translation is MKTTKWLKQMMVIVMLFTCFTDGVYAEEGSQSVKSTNSSRTPAFPGAEGGGKYTTGGRGGEVVEVTTLADSGPGSLREAVSTGNRTIVFKVGGVIQLESPLKIIGDNVTIAGQTAPGDGITVIGHPTTFEGNNLIVRYMRFRLGDANVAGATLPKRDAIDARIISNVIHRTGTHINSQNEVGGYPLFERAVTTLADDDHDGMPNEWETAHGLDPHNYGDRNLVNEEGYTNLELYLNSITGNGSANPSVAITKPANNTIIKAGSNVTFETSVADKDGTVKKVEFFHDGKKVGEDDRKPFRYKWKDVTDGTHYWTAKAIDDTGTASFSTSVVVHVNTKGNIKPWQSSDIGNPGIPGHTQPGENSGDITIKSAGDIGGTKDAFHFAHQKITGDAEIIAKVESVTATNEEAEAGVMFRESLKEDAPFASLVVPYIRTGKKGVTLSRAAKGGEVSSIVPEQEFQLPYWIKLVRQGNQFTSLISQDGKDWTSVGKVNIDLPKKVYVGLVADAAKVNNETDKYNTSKFSGVAIRPVTAERPQTIYYVNDNFENLEIGSVPAGYVVNPNPQDADHTVTIQKVPADFSGNDSDKVLKIYDQAAGSTWFALNFPKQMGTVIVEADFMSPAVPGTSTLLQVKDPDGAKTPISIEVRKPQLPVSEDAYALVYKNKQGQDVKLADLPKDNRWYNLKLIANAAANTMDIYLDNVLAAEQVELREDMQLLGHGSALFGKTPGTGKGTYYLDNIKVYVEPVTIPKGLRAIPGNGKVQLDWSTASGALTYLIKRSTTSGGPYETVASGLSASTTTYLDTTVINETTYYYVVTAVSELGESDPSNSVHATPSVHAVKPQAPTGLIGLARSTQAELVWQPVEQAISYTVKRSESREGPYVETARVEEPFYRDSGLINGKEYYYTVTAASVAGESETSDVTAVRPIAPLQTPKALIASSGDASVMLSWNIVEGATSYQIKRSTVNGGPYTVIADQVTGTSYEDRGLENGTVYHYVLSAQNEAASSMNSDLVRATPYAANTLPATAHLQLSAAEDRVTLSWPAVDGASSYQLTRSDSRDRVGTVIASGLEQPEYTDTDVKTGKTYYYSVQTVNENGPGVASYPHAATPAKVIVVAKNGSGMFTSVQAAVDSIPEGNTDRTVIYIHDGIYEEQLTIPKTKRALSLIGESEEGTIITYTGITGTGFNERATAVESDDFIAENITFANGAGPQGPAPALELKGDRAYFNHVRMLGYQDTFYVNNTGKRAYLENSYIEGAVDFIYGPGIAVFNRSVIHNVRSGGYITAASTPQDQTYGFLFINSKITGTSGIEDVYLGRPWRPFAQVLFMNTEMEGILHSKGWHNWGKPDNEKTARYAEFSNFGAGAAAESRAAWSKQLTPEEANHFTIPMMMKGSDDWDPTRMPVLPKVGQ
- a CDS encoding NisI/SpaI family lantibiotic immunity lipoprotein is translated as MRKLSRAWMILIVSVFVLVTGCDYLDDFKQKVIEETQKTAHYTIDLDEDTAYTLEQLIDEGRVDRVVFDGKLYEFEGSAEPESKGENLGFIGKTYYVDQEGKRWTEEELKKPYINKDPKDIREKRPLIYGLVYRYKGEPKGSTSRIVIEFNRKLVKAKLIRGE